The region GAGTACTTTTGAGGCGATCTTTGCATCTTCGTCGAACGTTTCGTAAAAATCACCCATCCGGTAGAGCAGGATGGAGCCGGGGTTCGCCGCTTTGATTTTCATATACTGCCTCATCAAAGGCGTAGCGTCGAGATTTGACTCTGCCGTCATATCAGATTTTTTTCCTCACGTTTCCTTCTCTGCGTGTGATCTCATTATCGTCCAAATAAAGGAGCAACGGTATTGCGAATTTACGGGATACGCCTGTTAAATTCTTCAGTTCTGCCACCGAGAGCTCTTCATGCCCTTCGAAATGTTTTTCAACCTTGAGTTTCAGTTCATCGATAAAGTCGGAATGAAGAAAAAAATCGCCGTCAAGCCTTACGACTTTTCCTTCGCCTATCATCCTTTTAATCAGTTGGTGTGTTTCCTTCTCATCCCTGCCGATTTTGGCGGATAGCTCTGCGCCTGTGGGTGCGTTGAATCCTTCTGATAGAAGAGCCTCTTCCAAATCACCGAATTCACTATCTACCCCTGACAAATCAGAGCCCGGTATGCTCAGCGTTTCAGCGGTCGCGATTAACTTACCCTCCTTTTCCAGCTGACTGACTAAAATATCGAATGCCTGGTTGGACAGATCCAGCTTACCCTTGAGTTCAGCTCTTTTTATCCCGGTTGAGAGCGGGTTATCCCTGACAAAAGATTCCACTATCCCGAATAACTCTTTTTTGAGCTTTTCAAGGGTATCCGGAGAGTAGAACGTTCCGCTTCTGTCTTCTCCAAACCTGATCAATTTTTCGGCTGAAGTCAGCTCATTCAACAAAGAGGACGCCTGAACTTCCGATATACCGAGCTTGATTCCGAACTCTTCCGGAGTAATACCCTGACCCCCCTCATTTTGCGCGAGCATTTCGGCTGTTACGGAATAATCATCATCATCTATCACTTTAAGTATATTCAATATATCGCTGTTATTGCGCTTAATACTAACGTTTGAAACTTGCAATATTCGTCCGCCGCCTATCGTTAACGAAGGAGAGTATCTTCTAACTATAAACTTGTCTCCAACCGCGACAGCAGCTTCTTTTTCAAGAAAGAACTGCACGAACCCGCTCTCTCCGGGTTCGATAACGTCAGACCCGAGGATCGATATCCTGCTCATCACCTCCCCCGTACCCAGGTGCAGTCGCACCCTGTTACGATTCGATAATGCTTTAGGGGCGCTTTTGAGGAGATTGATTCTACCCTCGAATATCGTCGCCGGATTGAGATAGCCCTTAGCTGCGATATGGCTCCCCCGCACAACCTCGTCCGTACTCAACCCGCTGAGATTCAGCGCGGCTCTCT is a window of Candidatus Neomarinimicrobiota bacterium DNA encoding:
- the selB gene encoding selenocysteine-specific translation elongation factor encodes the protein MSHVVIGTAGHIDHGKTALVKALTGTDTDRLPEEKKRGVTIDIGFAFLGEKATIIDVPGHERFIKNMVTGVSSISYVLFVVAADDGVMPQTQEHLDILSLLNVKEGAIVINKTDLVKPDWINMVEEDVKKLVSGSFLEGSPVFRTSALSGEGIEKLGDHLKSVISEKWEREDRGYFRLPVDRSFSVKGFGTVVTGTVISGSVKKGDSVEVIPGGFESKVRGIQKHNEEAGEALIGERAALNLSGLSTDEVVRGSHIAAKGYLNPATIFEGRINLLKSAPKALSNRNRVRLHLGTGEVMSRISILGSDVIEPGESGFVQFFLEKEAAVAVGDKFIVRRYSPSLTIGGGRILQVSNVSIKRNNSDILNILKVIDDDDYSVTAEMLAQNEGGQGITPEEFGIKLGISEVQASSLLNELTSAEKLIRFGEDRSGTFYSPDTLEKLKKELFGIVESFVRDNPLSTGIKRAELKGKLDLSNQAFDILVSQLEKEGKLIATAETLSIPGSDLSGVDSEFGDLEEALLSEGFNAPTGAELSAKIGRDEKETHQLIKRMIGEGKVVRLDGDFFLHSDFIDELKLKVEKHFEGHEELSVAELKNLTGVSRKFAIPLLLYLDDNEITRREGNVRKKI